AATCTGCAACTTGCTGTGACGGAGCCAGGCTTCGGAAGTGACGGCCCTTCCTTGGACTCTATCTTGGTCAATTATTTAGACACACTTACTCAGCGAGTCAATTTTCATATAGGTAATTACTAATACTATTATTTCTATCCCCTAATCAGCCTAATTCCCACTCAATGACTAAATGAGTTCTTTTCTTATTAATTAGGTTATCCGGTGAACATTTGTTACCATCATTATGCCACTTTAGCACCACTTTTGCAATTCCACCTTAATAATTGTGGTGACCCTTTCATTGACAACACTGTGGATTTCCATTCAAAAGACTTTGAAATGGCAGTTTTGGATTGGTTTGCTAATCTATGGGAAATTGAGAAAGATCAATATTGGGGCTATGTTACCAATGGTGGCACTGAAGGCAATCTCCATGGCATTTTATTAGGGTAAGTGTTAGCATCCAGGCTATTATATAACAAAGAAAGTACAATATTGTAAATTATACTCCATTGTTTCAATGCACTCATACTTCATTCTTCACATTGTTTAATTTATGCAGGAGAGAGCTACTTCCTGATGGAATATTATACGCGTCAAAAGACTCTCACTATTCGGTATTCAAAGCTGCAAGAATGTACAGAATGGATTCGGAAACGATCAACACATCAGTAAATGGGGAGATGGATTATTCAGATCTAAGAACAAAGTTGCTTCAAAATAAGGACAAACCAGCAATTATAAATGTTACGATTGGTATATATTTATTCCATCCTCTATCCGTTttctgtttcttttttcttttcttcattaGTCTTCTTACAATTAATATTTTCCTAATTTATGGTCCTTTTTCATTGTAGGAACTACCTTCAAAGGAGCTGTTGATGACCTAGATATTATTCTTCAAACACTCAAAGATTGTGGCTATTCACAAGATATGTTTTACATCCATTGTGATGCAGCATTATGTGGGCTTATTGTCCCATTTATAAACAATGTGAGTTTTGCTTCTTACTTAATTATGTCGAATTCTCAAGTAATATGCAGATCGGCATTCTGATTATTCTTTATGCAATTTGACAACAGATGATAAGCTTCAAAAAGCCAATTGGAAGCGTGACGATTTCTGGTCACAAGTTCTTGGGATGTCCAATGCCTTGTGGTGTCCAAATAACAAGAAAGAGCTATATCAATAACCTCTCAAGAAATGTGGAGTACATCGCATCTGTAGATGCCACAATTTCTGGAAGTCGTAACGGTTTAACTCCAATTTTCCTGTGGTATAGTTTGAGCGCTAAAGGTCAAATTGGCctacaaaaagatgttaaaagaTGCCTCGACAATGCCATATATTTGAAAGATCGTCTTCAGCAAGCAGGGATAAGTGTCATGCTAAATGAACTTAGCATCATAGTTGTACTTGAGAGGCCTCGTGACCATGAATTTGTCCGTCGTTGGCAACTTTCATGCATGAAAGATATGGCACATGTTATTGTAATGCCAGATATCACCAGGGAAACACTGGACAATTTCGTCAATGATCTAGTGCAACAAAGAAAATTGTGGTACCAACATGGAAGAGTTACAACCCCCTGTATTGCAGATGATATTGGTGCTCAAAATTGCTCATGCTCTTATCATAAAATTGACTACATTATTTCTTAAAAGACAAGATCAACTTGAACGTGGATTGCAATTATAGAGCTCTAAATTTGTTGCCATCGCAAGTATGTCTTCCATAGACATGGCATTTTGTAATTCTTTATTTCCAAATTCAAATTGAATTGTAGAGTACTATCGCACAACATGATCGAAACATTCTTTAATAAAATTTGGGTACATTCTTTTATGATCTTTCTGTAACATCAAGTTACTGTTAATTTTGTGAATGAAATAAGATCATTATTGGAATACTACTGCAACACCATCAATATCTTTTCCTTATAGCAATTTTATGATCTCTACACATAAGATATATAAAGGTGAGGCTGCATGTTTCAgtattttatttgtttatttataaaagttatttttcaccACCGGTTATACCCTATATATGATGGTAGCATAGAGAACCATTTATATCGGCTATCATCGAAAAATATTCCAATGCACGAAAAGTAAAGAGCTTAATTAGAAGTAAATTACTgaagaaaatattaaaaattttatCGGTTAGCAGACTGAAATCCATAAAAGTACATTCTTAGATTCCAACGAGGGAGATTCtagcttttattttttaattgatTTCGCCGTACAAGTATACAACCTTGTAACAAAAGGGAGGTTGTGCTTCATCACATACCTCCGGGTTAAAGAATTGACATGCCCTTTTGTTTTTGGTAAGTAAAGTAATGACATGCCCATTAACATgataaaagtcaagttttttttaaaaagaatttacCCTATTTTGTTCCCTTGGTGACTCAAACTGTCAAACCTACCACCTAACTCAGAATGGAGATAGAAGAGGGTGGTCTTGTCACCAAAAACCTTACCTCTTGAACAATCTTCTCTTGTCATAAAATACAAGTACACTCTTCACAAAAATATACTCATTCTCCTACTACTTACAAGCTATATGTACCGATCAATCACCGTATGTAGAAATGAGTTCGAATTTCCCAAAATCAAATAAAATGCTTCCCACCACCAAT
The DNA window shown above is from Nicotiana tomentosiformis chromosome 8, ASM39032v3, whole genome shotgun sequence and carries:
- the LOC104096073 gene encoding histidine decarboxylase-like; translated protein: MGSLSFEKDFEVSAITPPSLFPNGDNKRQKLEPPGPRKNLQLAVTEPGFGSDGPSLDSILVNYLDTLTQRVNFHIGYPVNICYHHYATLAPLLQFHLNNCGDPFIDNTVDFHSKDFEMAVLDWFANLWEIEKDQYWGYVTNGGTEGNLHGILLGRELLPDGILYASKDSHYSVFKAARMYRMDSETINTSVNGEMDYSDLRTKLLQNKDKPAIINVTIGTTFKGAVDDLDIILQTLKDCGYSQDMFYIHCDAALCGLIVPFINNMISFKKPIGSVTISGHKFLGCPMPCGVQITRKSYINNLSRNVEYIASVDATISGSRNGLTPIFLWYSLSAKGQIGLQKDVKRCLDNAIYLKDRLQQAGISVMLNELSIIVVLERPRDHEFVRRWQLSCMKDMAHVIVMPDITRETLDNFVNDLVQQRKLWYQHGRVTTPCIADDIGAQNCSCSYHKIDYIIS